One window of Saprospiraceae bacterium genomic DNA carries:
- a CDS encoding GLPGLI family protein, producing MYRDIKIKTLVLCLCSFYLHTTEHLMAQLVFGEVQYSQTNDWTKIATALPYLSQEEKDQIQYSWGKGRAYSEKMRLIFNDSASFYSYIQDDKSEESIWSYKKNTFEINRNFRSNKMQDRIGLLGKNYIVKDEIPKRRWKIHNEIKEVSGYVCMKAETYDSIKSQRIIAWFTDKILVPAGPAEFGGLPGLILEIDINDQSSLIVAEEVKLNKKTQWPTINSKGKSIDYKKYQSIVKTYISDCIERRRNPYWDLRY from the coding sequence ATGTATAGAGACATAAAGATTAAAACGCTGGTCCTGTGTTTGTGTAGCTTTTATTTACACACAACAGAGCATTTAATGGCACAGCTTGTTTTTGGGGAAGTTCAATATTCACAAACAAATGATTGGACAAAAATTGCAACCGCCTTGCCTTATTTAAGTCAAGAGGAAAAAGACCAGATTCAGTACAGTTGGGGAAAGGGCCGGGCCTATTCTGAAAAAATGAGATTGATATTTAATGATTCGGCATCGTTTTATTCATATATCCAGGATGATAAAAGCGAGGAATCGATCTGGAGTTATAAGAAAAACACCTTTGAAATTAACCGCAATTTTCGTTCGAATAAAATGCAGGATCGAATCGGATTGCTTGGTAAAAATTACATTGTTAAAGATGAAATTCCTAAGCGAAGATGGAAAATTCACAATGAAATTAAAGAAGTTAGTGGCTATGTTTGTATGAAAGCAGAAACCTACGATTCAATCAAGTCCCAACGAATCATTGCCTGGTTTACAGATAAAATATTAGTGCCCGCTGGACCGGCTGAATTTGGTGGATTGCCAGGACTTATACTTGAAATAGATATTAATGATCAATCCAGTTTAATAGTGGCAGAGGAAGTTAAACTCAACAAGAAGACTCAATGGCCTACGATTAATTCAAAAGGAAAGTCGATTGATTATAAAAAGTATCAAAGCATCGTTAAAACATATATTTCTGACTGTATTGAAAGGCGTAGAAATCCATATTGGGATTTGAGGTATTGA